The genomic stretch tccagctacacactttgttacctgcaCACTTGCTGGGGTGCCTTTTCTGACCACTGACTGCATCCTGATAGAAACAAGGAAGTGGTAAGTATTCTATACATTAGCATATCACGAGTTTCACCCCCACCTCAGAGACTTTAATACGACATTTGAGACTGACAGCCCAGCGCGGTTAAGTGAATTCTTCTGACCTTCATATGCAATGTTAAACCTGCGACCTTtgtcaggtgaatgtaaaagatcccatggtatTATTTTGAAAAATAGCAGGGGGATTGTCACCAGCATCCTAATCAttgtttatccctcaatcaatctCATAAATATAGCATATCTGATATTAATTCATTACATTTGTATGCAGTCTATTGTCATGTTTCCTACACTACAACAAtgataacatttcaaaaatactccATGGCTGGAAGAAtgttttcagacatttggtgGTTGTGAAAGATTTAAATGCAAGATCTTTCCCTTGCAAAGAGACATGGGTTGGAACAGGAGATGTGTTGCTGGTAGAGTAAGGATAGTATTGAGTTTGAGATGTGATGCTTCACTCGGTTAACACTTAGTCAGCTCACACATTAACCCTGGTTGTTTGCAGGAAGATGATTGAAGCTTAGGAACTGGCATTTTCAGAtgacaggaaacaaaacagcatACCAGTCAACCTCTGAGCATGAGTTGTGTTTTGTTGCAGATCTTGCAGCTTGATTTGGGGACATCACCGAGAGTGAGATGGCATCTCCTGAGGTATGCATTTTGAGAAGCTCCTGTATACGTATTTTGTAAAAGGGATTATGGGCATTTAATTGCTAGACTATTCTGAAACCAGTCCAGCAGGTTTGTGTCAGTGAAAATAAATGATGTATTGTGcaggtacactgcagaaattaaccaagGGATCTCTGAAACCGCAACTACCACTGAGAAGGGCAAGATAGCAGGTACAGGCAAACAATGCCACCTCTAACATTCCCCTCCAAGTGACTCCTAATCCAcattgaaatatattgctgttccttcagtgtccctgGATCAAAATTGTGGAACACCCTCTCTACCAGCTTGGTGGGTGTACCAAGAAGAAAGCAGTGCACCACTCTTTTCTCAAAGGTAACTGgtgatggtcaataaatgctgtcccagctgGGAACTGTCACATCCCTGAATGAATACCAAAAATTCTCAGTACCCCTAATACTTACCTACCCTTTCACCAGAGACTGACACTTGAACCCTCAAACCCCAGCATTTCTTTATaacccaaagcttccacatctggcaatatcctggtaaatctcttctgtacgcTGTGGGGTTTAATCTTTATCGCTGATTTTTGTGGAATTCCTGTGGGGGTAATCACTAATGTTTCTAGATGAGCAGGGTGTATTTGCCATGAAGTGTGATAACTGCACAAATGGTTCAGATCCTATTATATGTCCTATAGGAGTCAGTATGTCAGCATATCTTTAAGGGACACTCATGGCATCATCACTACATCATAGCATGTGCCTGACAGTATAAAGGTCTACTCCACCTTACCCTGGATCACTTGAAGCACAACATTCTACTGGCCACCTACTGCTCTGTTGCAACCTATAGTTTAATGTTAGCCTAATGGCAATGTACCTGAGAAATGTAATGTCTGTACATAAATGTACGTTATTACATTTAGTTGTAATAAACTTATGTTGGATTCTTCATTTTCATGATATCCACAGTCCATCTCACCAGATTCTGCAACGATAAATGGTTGTTCGTCACTATATCTTAACAGAATGTTGCATTTGCCTCCTACAATATTATGGAATTATGTCACGCAACTAAAGATGGTGGAATTATTTAGCTAATGAGTCTTGATTGTTTACTTTTAGAATATGCAGCTTACAGAGAATGGAGGGACAGAGATAGCACTGAGTAATACCAACAGTGCTGTGTCCAATGCTGAACACTCCAAGGAGGAATCCCAACCAGGGAACACTGAAGAGACCCTGGTGTTCTTTGACCTGGAAACCACTGGCCTAGGTAACAACAGTGAGATCTGAGTGGGAGTCCCTCTGCTTTGTGCCAAGGCGTTGTATCACACTGTGGCAACATTTATTATGTGTAGAACAGTAGAACTATAAAGGGGATGAATGTTCACTTGAAAGTGAGCATTAATCACACACAAGTCAGAGTCAATAAGAAGAATTGTGAGCGTTAGAGAGTTATGGAGTATTGTCAGTCTTGGGTAAATTTAAAAGTTAACCGGCATGAAATACAAAAGCAGGCTTTAGAAAGTGGGGTCACCAGGCTACCTGTATCTTACTCCCATGCCACACCAGCAGCTGATTGGGATCTGGTACTCACTGCTGGAAAGCTCTGGAAGCAGGATAAACtcaatgttcaaaagaaaatagcTAATTATCACAAGCTAAAAAGTTTTGCAGACTTGTGGGGTGAAGCTCAGGGAGTGGGCCAGCAGAGTTGTTTTGTTATAGAGTGGGTTCAGACATGATAGGCTAAATGCATCCTGTGCCGTTTCTGTTTTGTGTTTCTCTCCCATTCCAGTTTTTCTGTGATGGTTTATGTGACTCTCCGATTCTGAATTATCCACGTCTTTCCAAGTCTGGTCTATCCTTGTCTCTCCCAGCCCATACTATCAATACCAATCTGAGCCTATTCTATCATCTGAATCTTGGTTGGTCTGTGCGTCTCTCCCCCTGCCTGGTCAATGCATGTCCCTCCAAGACTGGTTTAATCTGTATCTTtcccagcctgctgtgtttctaTATCTACTACATCCACTATACTACTGTGAACTATATCAACCTCTAGCCAACTTCAGCCAAACACATCAGGCCAGGAGAGCTGTAaaatccagtttgaaaagcaatgtTGTTTTTCAACATTATATCTGTTCTTCCAGAAAAATGTTGTGATATAGTGCAGCTGTCAGCAGTGTGTAGTGGCAAGATCTTCAACAGGTACATCCTGCCCAGCAAATCCATGTCAGCGGGAGCTACAAACGTTACTGGAATACAGGTCATGGATGGAATCTTGTACCTAAGAGGGGAACCTCAGATAACCTACAGTCTCCAGGACACCATGACAGCTTTCCTCAAGTTCCTGCAGTCGCTGGACAGGCCTCTGTTAGTAGGCCACAACATCTGGAAATTTGATGGTCCAATTATTCTGGGAGCCTGGGAGGAGTTGTCCATGAAAGATCAATTTGCAGAATGTGTGACTGGATTCCTGGATACCTTATGGCTGGCCAAGGAAGTTATTCCCAGGACAGAGGTCAGCAGCTATTGTCAATCTGACCTCGTGCAAAGCCTTCTTAAGAAAAGTTACGAAGCTCATAATGCTATTGAAGATGTGAAGAGCTTGCAGGAGCTGTACTCTTTTCTCAAATTTACTCCAGAGCAGAAGCAGAAAAGTCAGTTTTCTGTCTCTCAGCTTGAAAGCCGTATCTCTTTACAGCCTCTCACTGATCGTAAGGTGCTATTTTTTCAGCTTGCTGATAAACTTGCGATGCAGGATGTTAGTTTGGAAAAGATGAAATTAACATACGAGCAAGATGCTGAATCGGGGTTAAAAACCCTGTTCCAATCTCTGGGAGTGTCAGGGCCAATTTACATCAGATTATCAGAATTTTTCAAACAACAAGTTGCTGGTTCATTAACACCTGCTCCTACTTAGCAAAAAAGACTTCCCTGATATACAAGACATAAATCATTTATTCATCTCTTCTTATTTGCTGATTGCTTGAGGTCATTGCATTGTTGTAATTTGCATTGCTGTTTGTATGTATGTTACAATATGTATGAATCAATAAATAATATTCTTAATCAATGTCTGTCAGTTATCAAGGGTTCTTCTCCTTCACTATGGAGACAGACTGAATACACGAGAGAAGCCCCTGAGTAAGTGCTACACAGGACCATGTGAGGGTGTGACTGGGCCAGTAAATAGATTGTTGCCTATGGAGAAGGGGCAATACTGGGGAATATTTCAGCCAGACAGTAACTGTGGGTATTTGGGTAAAAGCCTGGTCAAGCAGGGTCATGTAGGAGGGTCTTCCACTTAGCCACTGAAACCAGAACACGTATGTGCTATATATTCTCATATTTGCTGGAGGTAATACACATATTGGGCGATGGCTCTAAGACATAACTTGCCTTGGGTATCTTGTTCAACAGTCAAACTTGAGGCATAATCTTAGACTTGGCGTTTAAACTTGCTGCCAAGCCTGATCCTGTCCTCACATCAATTCTGTTCCAGGATGGATTGTGGGCTTGTGATCATTAAGAGGAATCCATAGCTTTGCAGACTTGTTATATAACATAGAAGGTAGAACAGTATAgcatggtacaggcccttcggcccatgacactgtgccaaatttttaccctaaacctaaggtctacctaacctccacccctatgcTATACTATCATGCATATGCTTACCTAATAGCCCtgtaaatgcccctaatgagggctgactccactgccctcttcagcaatgcattccatgcccctaccactctctgagtaaagaacctacctctgacctctacCCTAtgtctacttccactcactttaaaactatgcccccttgtaatagctacctccaccctaggaaaaagtctccggctgtgcactctatccatacctctgatcattttgtacacctctatcaagacacctctcatccttcatcattctaaagagaaaagtcctaggtctctcaacctttgcttgtaagaccttccctccattccaggcaacatcctggtaaatctcctctgcaccttttccaacgcttccacatctttccagtaatgaggcgaccagaactggacacaatactccagatgtggccgaaccagggtttagtatagctggagcataactacACTGCTCTCGAATTCAagccctctattaatgaaagctaacacaccataagccttgttaacaattctatccacctgggtggcagctttcagggaactgtggacatgaaccccaagatcctctgttcctccacattgccaagaatctttccattaaccctgtattctgctttcaagtttgtccttccaaaatgaatcatctcacacttttcaggattcaactccatctgccacctctcagcccagctctgcatcctatcaatgtccctttgtaacctagaatagccctctgcactatccataATTCAACCCACTTTTGTACGTCCGCAAGCTTACTAATCCACcgttccactcctacatccaaatcatttacaaaaaccgTAAATAGAAGAGcacccagaacagattcttgaggtacaccactcataactgagcaccatgttgaatattttctgtcccctaccactctttgtctctaagggtcagctaattctgaatccagtctgccacatttccccctatccaatgcctccttaccttctgcatgagcctaccatggggaacctttttaaacaccttacttaaatctatttgcaccacatccactgctctaccttcatccacgtgtctggtcacctcttcaaagaattcaataaagtttgtaaggcatgatctacccctcacaaatccatgctgactatcacaaatcaaactgtgcctatacaagtgatcataaatcctatctctcagagcccttacCAATAATTtgtcaccactgaagtaagactaaacAGCCTATTAAATTTCCAGGGTTATTCCTATTCTCTTTTTTGAACaggggaatgacgtttgccactctccaatcctctggcacgatacccgtggacagtgaagatgaaaaGACCATCCCTCTCAGTCATGAataatgaagaaaagtattcattaaggacatcTCCTATCCCTTTAGGCTCCGAGCACAAATtacctttacaatccttgattggctctaccctttctctggtcattctcttattcctgacGTGCATGTAataagccttgggattttccttgatcctgtctaacaaggttttctcatgcccctttataggtctcctaagccctttcttcagctccttctggctaacttgtatccctctagagccttttccgatccttgtttcctaaaccttatataagcatccttcttacTCTTAACTagttgttcgacctctcttgagaatcaaggctccctcacttgaccgcctcttccctgcctgctagggataAACATATTGAgtacatgcagtatgcattccttaaacatttccacatttctgttgtccTCTTTCCTGACATCATCTGTTCCCATCTTATGTTACTCAGTTGTTGCCTaatagaattataattacccttcccccaattataaaccttaccctgctgtaataacatagaacatagaacatagaacatagaagagtacagcacagaacaggcccttcagcccacaatgttgtgccgaccattgatcctcatgtatgcaccctcaaatttctgtgaccatatacatgtccagcagtctcttaaatgaccccaatgaccttgcttccacaactgctgctggcaacgcattccatgctctcacaactctctgcgtaaagaacctgcctctgacatcccctctatactttccaccaaccagcttaaaactatgacccctcgtgctagccatttctgccctgggaaatagtctctggctatcaactctatctatgcctctcattatcttgtgtacctcaattaggtcccctctcctcctccttttctccaatgaaaagagaccgagctcagtcaacctctcttcataagataagccctccagtccaggcagcatcctggtaaacctcctctgaaccctctccaaagcatccacatctttcctataatagggcgcccagaactggacgcagtattccaagtgcggtctaaccaaagttttatagagctgcaacaagatctcacgactcttaaactcaatccccctgttaatgaaagccaaaacaccatatgctttcttaacaaccctgtccacttgggtggccattttaagggatctatgtatctgcacaccaagatccctctgttcctccacactgccaagaatcctatccttaatcctgtactcagctttcaaattcgaccttccaaaatgcatcaccttgcatttatccaggttgaactccatctgccacctctcagcccatctctgcatcctgtcaatgtcccgctgcagcctacaacagccctctacactgtcaacgacacctccgacctttgtgtcgtctgcaaacttgctgacccatccttcaattccctcgtccaagtcattaatgaaaattacaaacagtagaggcccaaggacagagccctgtggaactccactcaccactgacttccaggcagaatattttccttctactaccactcgctgtcttctgttggccagccaattctgtatccaagcagctaagttcccctgtatcccattcctcctgaccttctgaatgagcctaccatggggaaccttatcaaatgcctattgtaaaagtaacagagttatcatcactactgccaaaatgctctcctaccaacaggtctaacacttggcccggttcattgccaagctccaaatccaaagtggcctctcctcgtgttgttctatctacatactgtgtcaggaatcctccctgaacgcactggacaaaatccactccatctaaactattacaactaaaaggttttcaatcaatatttggaaagttgaagtcacccatgactacaaccctctgacttctgcacctttccagtatctgcctcccaatctactcctccacttctctgcaactattagggcgTCTGTAAAAAAAcaccaaagtgactgctcctttctcgttcctgacctcaacccaaactgactctgatGACATatattcttgaactgcctttcagtagctgctacacTAGGCCTGACTAGCAACGTCAGTTCTCTGCCTCTTTtaaccaccctccctatttcttttaaagcatcctaatcccggaacttccaacaacaattcctatccctgagttacccaagtttctgtaatggccacaaattcgtagctccaagtactgacccatgctctaagttcatttgCCCTATTTCTGAttcttctagcattgaagtatacacatttcaaaccatccctgtgtccacaattttGCTCCATTGAcggcatttctttattaacaacctcactccctgttgtgtctgttggtcGACTGAATACCTCATCGTCTGAGTTACAATTCTGGTACCACAGCCCCtgtcaatctagtttaaaccatcctgtatagcttgagcaaacctccctcccaggatatttgtgcccttcccgttcaggtgcaacccatccttactgtccaggtcccaccttcccagaatgtgctccaattatccacataatggaagtcCTCTCTCCtccaccagccctgtagccatgtgtcTAGCTGCACTTTCTCCCTACTTCCTACCTCGTTATCACATGGCATTGGTAGTAATTCAGATtactgtttgtcctggacttcagctatCACCCTAACTccctgtgcttgtttttgacatttttagtcctttttctacctatgtcattggtactgatatGTACCATGACTTTTGGTTGCCTCCTTCCCCCTTAAGGACCTTGAAGACACGATCTGAGACGTCACAGACCCTGGCACGGGAGGCATACTATCCGTCTGCCTCGTTCGTGTTCACAAAatcacctgtctgtgcctcttactattgaatcccccactacaattgctctcctatccTCTccacttcccttctgagccacaaaGCCAGACCCTGTACCAGAGACCTGGTTCTTGTGGTTGACCCCTGGTAGGTTTCCCCCCCGatagtatccaaaacagtatacttattgttgaggggaacgACCATGGGGGATCCCTGCAGACTGtttccttcccttccctttccttACTGTCACCCAACTGCCTTTATTCTTAGGGGTAACTATGTCCCTGTAACTCGTTTCTATCATCACCTCCTGAATGATCCTATGTTGATCCAGCTTCCCACAGGTGAAGTCAGCACAGTCACTGCTGTTGactcttacctcccacatcctgcagaaGGAACATTGCACTGTCCTGACTGCCATCCCCTCTCAATTTAACTTCCCAGAAATATTTGTAAAGATTAGAGAATAACTTACTTACTCTTTTATTCTTAGGTTAGAGGAGTTGGAAGGATGGGAGACACCATTCTCACCCAagtctcctcctcctccgccgctAAAGATGAAGTCCCCGAAGCACTGACTGTAAGTTACTATACTCGCCACTTACTTTTCCAGCAGTCCCCTCGCACTCTCTCCTGACTCGGAGGAAATTGCTGTGAAAattgtagaaggaggccatttagcccattatgcctgcaccagctctttaAACAAACATTATTACTTCATGTCAATCTCCTACCTTTCCTCAAaccactggatgattatttggatacaATTAGTGTTCAATgacttcttgaatgcctcaattaaatctgcctccagcacattctaaaccctaactactcactgtgtggaAAAGCAATTTCTCACATCACCATTGCTTCTGttgcacatcattttaaaccGATTCTTTAatgagtgggaacagcttctccctatctgtTCTATTCAGTCTGTTCaatattttgaaaatctctatcaaatctcctcttagcacATTTTCCCTCAGAGCTGCAAAAGAGGGCTCCCACACACCACATCACTGACTTCCAGTTCTTCAAGCTACTACTGCACATGGATGTTAGAGGCTAGAACAGCCTCAAAGATAACTAGATAAGACACTGCTCTCAGCCTTCTTCACTCAATAGTGAGCCCAGAAGGGTGTAACGTACctggtctgaagatgagatgttgttcctccagtttgtgctgtgatttgcTGGACCATTGCAGCATGCCGAAGATAGACAAGTGGGCGTTTGGGTAGGGTGATGTGTTAATGTGACTGGCTCTAGTCATCTCATCTTCAGTCTCGGCACAATACAACTTTCtgggctcaacattgagttccACACCTTCAAATTGTAAACACATTCCTTCcgtttcttttagctttgcttgtacATTCTCAGTCACCATGCCTTC from Stegostoma tigrinum isolate sSteTig4 chromosome 26, sSteTig4.hap1, whole genome shotgun sequence encodes the following:
- the LOC125463956 gene encoding maternal protein exuperantia-1-like; its protein translation is MASPENMQLTENGGTEIALSNTNSAVSNAEHSKEESQPGNTEETLVFFDLETTGLEKCCDIVQLSAVCSGKIFNRYILPSKSMSAGATNVTGIQVMDGILYLRGEPQITYSLQDTMTAFLKFLQSLDRPLLVGHNIWKFDGPIILGAWEELSMKDQFAECVTGFLDTLWLAKEVIPRTEVSSYCQSDLVQSLLKKSYEAHNAIEDVKSLQELYSFLKFTPEQKQKSQFSVSQLESRISLQPLTDRKVLFFQLADKLAMQDVSLEKMKLTYEQDAESGLKTLFQSLGVSGPIYIRLSEFFKQQVAGSLTPAPT